A genome region from Camelina sativa cultivar DH55 chromosome 10, Cs, whole genome shotgun sequence includes the following:
- the LOC104717995 gene encoding glutamate--cysteine ligase, chloroplastic, producing the protein MALLSQGGGSYTVPTGPLYSKNGTKAVYGGGTVRNLDVLRMKEGFFGSYTGTRSLTTTKSMLLRSDLSVKRSKRGHQLIVAASPPTEEAVVATEPLTREDLIAYLASGCKTKDKYRIGTEHEKFGFEVNTLRPMKYDQIAELLNGIAERFEWEKVMEEDKIIGLKQGKQSISLEPGGQFELSGAPLETLHQTCAEVNSHLYQVKAVAEEMGIGFLGIGFQPKWRREDIPIMPKGRYDIMRNYMPKVGTLGLDMMLRTCTVQVNLDFSSEADMIRKFRAGLAMQPIATALFANSPFTEGKPNGFLSMRSQIWTDTDKDRTGMLPFVFDDSFGFEQYVDYALDVPMYFAYRNKKYVDCTGMTFRQFLAGKLPCLPGELPSYNDWENHLTTIFPEVRLKRYLEMRGADGGPWRRLCALPAFWVGLLYDEESLQAILDLTADWTPAEREMLRNKVPVTGLKTPFRDGLLKHVAEDVLKHAQDGLERRGYKEVGFLNAVTEVVRTGVTPAEKLLEMYNGEWGQSVDPVFEELLY; encoded by the exons ATGGCGCTCTTGTCTCAAGGAGGAGGTTCATACACTGTGCCAACTGGACCTCTATACTCAAAGAATGGAACTAAAGCAGTTTATGGTGGTGGTACTGTGAGAAATTTGGATGTGTTGAGGATGAAAGAAGGGTTTTTCGGATCCTATACTGGGACTAGGAGTCTAACTACTACCAAATCAATGCTGCTCCGTTCGGATCTTTCTGTTAAGAGGAGCAAGAGAGGGCATCAACTGATTGTTGCGGCTAGCCCTCCTACTGAAGAGGCTGTAGTTGCAACTGAGCCGCTGACTAGAGAGGATCTCATTGCTTATCTTGCCTCTGGATGCAAAACTAAGGACAAATATAG AATAGgtacagaacatgagaagtttggttttgaggtcAATACTTTGCGCCCTATGAAGTATGATCAAATAGCCGAGCTGCTCAATGGTATTGCTGAAAGATTTGAATGGGAAAAAGTAATGGAAGAGGACAAGATCATTGGTCTCAAGCAG GGAAAGCAAAGCATTTCACTGGAACCTGGTGGTCAATTCGAGCTTAGTGGTGCACCTCTTGAGACTTTGCACCAAACTTGTGCTGAAGTCAATTCACATCTTTATCAG GTAAAAGCTGTTGCTGAGGAAATGGGAATTGGTTTCTTAGGAATCGGCTTCCAGCCTAAATGGCGTCGAGAGGATATACCCATCATGCCAAAG GGAAGATACGACATTATGAGAAACTACATGCCGAAAGTTGGTACCCTTGGACTTGATATGATGCTCCGAACCTGTACTGTTCAG GTTAATCTGGATTTCAGCTCAGAAGCTGATATGATCAGGAAGTTTCGTGCTGGTCTTGCAATGCAACCT ATAGCAACGGCTCTATTTGCAAATTCCCCTTTTACAGAAGGAAAGCCAAATGGGTTTCTCAGCATGAGAAG CCAAATATGGACGGACACGGACAAGGACCGCACAGGAATGCTACCGTTTGTTTTTGATGACTCTTTCGG GTTTGAGCAGTATGTTGATTACGCACTCGATGTCCCTATGTACTTTGCCTACCGAAACAAGAAATACGTCGACTGTACTGGAATGACATTTCGG CAATTCTTGGCAGGAAAACTTCCCTGTCTCCCTGGTGAACTGCCTTCATACAATGATTGGGAAAATCACCTAACAACAATATTCCCAGAG GTTCGGTTGAAGAGATACTTGGAGATGAGAGGTGCTGATGGAGGTCCCTGGAGGAGGCTGTGTGCCTTACCAGCTTTCTGG GTGGGTTTATTATATGATGAGGAAAGTCTCCAAGCTATTCTTGATCTGACAGCTGACTGGACTCCAGCAGAAAGAGAGATGCTGAGGAACAAA GTTCCAGTAACTGGCTTAAAGACGCCATTTAGAGATGGTTTGTTAAAGCATGTTGCTGAAGATGTCCTGAAACACGCACAG GATGGTTTGGAGCGCAGAGGCTACAAGGAAGTCGGTTTCTTGAACGCAGTCACTGAAGTGGTCAGAACAG GAGTGACGCCAGCGGAGAAGCTCTTGGAGATGTACAATGGAGAGTGGGGGCAAAGCGTAGATCCCGTGTTCGAGGAACTGCTGTACTAA